One window of Pocillopora verrucosa isolate sample1 chromosome 9, ASM3666991v2, whole genome shotgun sequence genomic DNA carries:
- the LOC131780547 gene encoding peptidyl-prolyl cis-trans isomerase H, producing the protein MAAASSSTGASNPSNPVVFFDISIGGQEVGRLKMELFADVVPKTAENMRQLCTGEFRKDGIPQGFKGAFFHRVIKDFMIQGGDFVKGDGTGVFSIYGEVAFPDENFKLKHDAPGLLSMANSGPNTNGCQFFITCAKCDFLDGKHVVFGKVVDGLLVMRKIENVPTGPNNRPKLPVVISQCGEM; encoded by the exons ATGGCGGCAGCATCGTCTTCAACGGGTGCCTCGAACCCCTCAAATCCCGTTGTTTTCTTTGATATATCCATAGGGGGACAG GAGGTTGGAAGACTGAAAATGGAGCTGTTTGCAGATGTCGTACCGAAAACAGCAGAAAATATGAG ACAACTGTGCACAGGAGAATTCag aAAAGATGGAATACCTCAAGGATTCAAAGGGGCCTTCTTTCACAG GGTTATAAAAGACTTCATGATCCAAGGTGGCGACTTTGTCAAA ggtgATGGTACAGGGGTTTTTAGTATTTATGGAGAAGTTGCATTCCctgatgaaaatttcaagttaaaaCATGATGCACCAGGTCTTCTCTCTATG GCAAACAGTGGTCCAAACACAAATGGATGTCAG TTCTTTATCACCTGTGCCAAGTGTGATTTTCTTGATGGGAAGCATGTTGTATTTG GTAAAGTTGTTGATGGACTGTTagtgatgagaaaaatagaG AACGTTCCTACGGGACCTAACAACAGACCCAAATTACCTGTGGTTATATCACAGTGCGGAGAAATGTAG
- the LOC131780536 gene encoding uncharacterized protein isoform X1: MSDEIPLRTQQSCTEDEYYKIHVFSYARPATNGGTGSLKQLVLSITKALEDSGQLDIIQKQLDQGMVNVRSVYTDSFRWRKSEGTRLLAQLIMGDFQAEKKVDRRKIEEMKLGENFVFTLPKSNASFMTVEATLMNESRDIIFQARELDLELSTFQGETRPAVENEHEGNQPLEMEA, from the exons ATGTCAGATGAAATTCCTTTGCGAACCCAGCAGTCATGTACTGAAGACGAATATTACAAAATACATGTGTTTAGCTACGCACGGCCAGCCACAAATGGCGGTACAGGGTCACTTAAACAACTGGTTTTGTCTATCACAAAAGCCTTGGAAGATTCTGGGCAGTTAGATATAATACAG aAGCAGCTTGATCAAGGTATGGTCAACGTACGGTCTGTATACACAGATAGTTTTCGTTGGAGGAAAAGTGAGGGTACCAGGCTTCTTGCACAATTAATCATGGGAGATTTCCAAGCTGAAAAGAAG GTCGACAGACGTAAAATCGAAGAAATGAAACTTGgggagaattttgtttttaccttgcCCAAGAGTAATGCGTCTTTCATGACAGTGGAGGCAACACTAATGAACGAGAGCCGAGATATCATTTTTCAAGCGAGAGAGTTGGACCTGGAGCTTTCAACT TTTCAAGGCGAGACACGCCCTGCCGTTGAAAACGAGCATGAAGGAAATCAACCACTTGAAATGGAGGCATGA
- the LOC131780539 gene encoding spermidine synthase-like, which produces MNRIQNGWFSEINDQWPGQALSLEVEEILFEGKSKYQDILVFKSKHHGKVLVLDGVIQCTDRDEFSYQEMITFLPLNSHPCPRKVLVVGGGDGGVIREVSKHPAVESIVQCEIDEEVIEVCKKHLPNMAEGFSSPKLTQYVGDGFDYMKKHENEFDVIITDSSDPVGPAESLFQESYYELMKKALKPDGLLCCQGECIWLHIPLIKSVLDFCRRLFPSVSYGYTTIPTYPSGQIGFILCSKNKETKFDNPVTEFTEDQLEKFQLRYYNADIHRTAFVLPQFAKKALSI; this is translated from the exons ATGAATAGAATACAGAATGGCTGGTTTTCCGAAATAAATGACCAGTGGCCCGGCCAAGCACTTTCTCTTGAAGTAGAGGAGATTTTGTTTGagggaaaatcaaaatatcagGATATTCTTGTGTTTAAAAG CAAGCATCATGGCAAGGTCCTTGTGTTGGATGGAGTTATACAATGCACTGATAGAGATGAGTTTTCTTATCAAGAGATGATTACTTTTCTTCCACTCAACTCGCATCCTTGTCCTCGAAAG GTTCTTGTTGTTGGCGGAGGCGATGGAGGAGTTATAAGAGAAGTTTCTAAACATCCAGCTGTGGAGTCCATTGTTCAATGTGAAATAGATGAG GAAGTAATTGAAGTGTGTAAAAAGCATTTACCAAATATGGCCGAGGGTTTTAGCTCACCTAAATTAACTCAGTATGTAGGAGATGGATTTGATTACATGAAGAAGcatgaaaatgaatttgatgTTATTATTACAGACTCTTCAGATCCTGTAG GTCCTGCAGAATCTCTGTTTCAAGAATCATACTATGAACTCATGAAAAAAGCACTTAAGCCAGATGGATTATTATGCTGCCAAG GTGAATGTATATGGCTTCATATCCCTTTAATCAAGTCAGTCTTGGATTTCTGTAGAAGATTATTTCCTTCAGTCAGTTATGGTTACACGACAATACCAACATATCCCAGTGGACAGATAGGATTCATACTGTGTAGCAAAAATAAG GAAACTAAGTTTGATAATCCAGTTACTGAGTTTACTGAGGACCAACTTGAGAAGTTTCAGCTGAGGTACTACAATGCTGACATTCACAGAACTGCTTTTGTTTTACCACAGTTTGCAAAAAAG GCGCTTTCTATATGA
- the LOC131780559 gene encoding uncharacterized protein translates to MGAGESKPALKPRAPHIYATNRVKGVKEIFLRVRGDKLRETKEFTRIMDEAKGMVAAAQATGKLDDHHKDEKEKERRIHNSLIHGGFNHFPFGETMPFPAENDGHLMYVSVHDGDKMWLIDVAVDPERYGCVTIKGDRGGISVHPSNPKPCWVQLQDDCSSLSSKNLLEVERRSNNIPVYLGRAIWQADLLDPERHHVLVCKVWQEKGKLCVYPDMVSFVQLGRPRISALSATRYEWVRAETGNPVPVNAVRVSDKDGSQPVYLGRIHGDRACGITEVDGMFDKFIASMNVHLLSGDQLTASTGEVLLLTAEPM, encoded by the exons ATGGGCGCAGGAGAGAGTAAGCCAG CGCTTAAACCCAGGGCACCGCACATATATGCGACCAACCGAGTCAAAGGTGTCAAAGAGATATTTCTACGGGTCCGAGGCGACAAACTAAGGGAAACTAAGGAATTTACTCGTATTATGGACGAGGCTAAAGGAATGGTTGCCGCTGCTCAGGCTACAGGGAAGTTAGACGACCATCATAAAGACGAGAAAGAGAAGGAGCGGCGAATTCACAACAGTTTGATCCATGGAGGTTTCAACCATTTTCCGTTTGGTGAGACCATGCCATTTCCAGCTGAAAATGATGGTCATTTAATGTATGTCTCAGTACACGACGGGGACAAAATGTGGCTCATAGATGTGGCCGTGGATCCTGAACGTTATGGCTGTGTTACGATCAAAGGCGACCGAGGGGGAATTAGCGTGCACCCATCTAATCCCAAGCCCTGCTGGGTCCAATTGCAAGACGATTGTAGTTCACTTTCCAGTAAAAATTTGTTAGAGGTTGAGCGAAGAAGCAACAACATCCCTGTTTATCTCGGAAGAGCAATCTGGCAAGCTGATTTGTTGGACCCAGAGCGACATCATGTTCTGGTTTGTAAAGTGTGGCAAGAAAAGGGGAAATTATGTGTTTACCCCGATATGGTGAGTTTTGTACAACTTGGACGTCCCAGGATAAGTGCTCTTTCGGCCACAAGGTATGAGTGGGTTAGGGCAGAGACCGGAAACCCTGTTCCAGTTAATGCAGTTAGAGTGAGCGACAAGGATGGGTCTCAGCCGGTGTATCTCGGGCGTATTCATGGCGACAGAGCTTGTGGAATAACGGAAGTGGATGGCATGTTTGACAAATTTATTGCCTCGATGAATGTTCATTTACTTAGTGGTGATCAACTCACCGCGTCGACAGGGGAAGTTCTCCTGTTGACTGCAGAACCCATGTAG
- the LOC131780536 gene encoding uncharacterized protein isoform X2, translating to MSDEIPLRTQQSCTEDEYYKIHVFSYARPATNGGTGSLKQLVLSITKALEDSGQLDIIQKQLDQGMVNVRSVYTDSFRWRKSEGTRLLAQLIMGDFQAEKKVDRRKIEEMKLGENFVFTLPKSNASFMTVEATLMNESRDIIFQARELDLELSTN from the exons ATGTCAGATGAAATTCCTTTGCGAACCCAGCAGTCATGTACTGAAGACGAATATTACAAAATACATGTGTTTAGCTACGCACGGCCAGCCACAAATGGCGGTACAGGGTCACTTAAACAACTGGTTTTGTCTATCACAAAAGCCTTGGAAGATTCTGGGCAGTTAGATATAATACAG aAGCAGCTTGATCAAGGTATGGTCAACGTACGGTCTGTATACACAGATAGTTTTCGTTGGAGGAAAAGTGAGGGTACCAGGCTTCTTGCACAATTAATCATGGGAGATTTCCAAGCTGAAAAGAAG GTCGACAGACGTAAAATCGAAGAAATGAAACTTGgggagaattttgtttttaccttgcCCAAGAGTAATGCGTCTTTCATGACAGTGGAGGCAACACTAATGAACGAGAGCCGAGATATCATTTTTCAAGCGAGAGAGTTGGACCTGGAGCTTTCAACT AATTAA